The following coding sequences lie in one beta proteobacterium CB genomic window:
- a CDS encoding major facilitator transporter: MPLISSSQKLSLKQVLIFGGLMVTFSMGIRHGFGLFNLPITSANGWGRETFALTIALQNLIWGAVQPITGALADRYGAFKIMVAGGALYALGLAGMAISTDALNFSLAGGLLIGLAQTATTYSVIYGILGRNVAAEKRVWAMGIAAAAGSFGQFLMIPVEQGLLTNFGANDALLMLALMASLMIPLAFMLREPNTISLQQASDQTIKQALKEAMGNPSFRLLTLGYFVCGFQVVFIAVHLAPYLKDLSKIYPDVGAPAVATTALALIGLFNIFGTYSAGILGQRFPKRYLLSGIYISRSLAIMAFVWLPLSPTSTYIFAAIMGFLWLSTIPLTNAIVAQIFGVKYLTMLSGLVFFSHQLGSFCGAYFGGYLFDRTGSYLIVWNIAIALGVFAFLVNLPVKERAIHRVATA; encoded by the coding sequence ATGCCATTGATTAGCTCGAGCCAAAAACTATCACTGAAACAAGTACTGATTTTTGGCGGGCTGATGGTCACTTTCTCCATGGGCATACGCCATGGATTTGGACTCTTCAATCTACCCATTACTTCGGCCAATGGCTGGGGACGTGAAACATTTGCTCTTACTATTGCATTACAAAATCTTATTTGGGGTGCAGTTCAACCCATCACCGGTGCTTTAGCTGATCGTTACGGTGCATTCAAAATTATGGTCGCCGGTGGTGCACTCTATGCACTCGGTTTAGCCGGCATGGCAATTTCTACAGATGCTTTGAATTTTTCATTAGCAGGTGGATTGTTGATTGGTCTTGCACAGACCGCAACGACATACAGTGTGATCTACGGCATTTTGGGTCGTAACGTTGCCGCAGAAAAACGTGTGTGGGCAATGGGCATTGCAGCCGCCGCTGGATCATTTGGACAGTTCCTCATGATTCCAGTAGAGCAAGGTTTACTCACGAACTTTGGTGCGAATGATGCACTGTTAATGTTAGCGCTGATGGCCAGCCTCATGATTCCGCTTGCATTTATGTTGCGCGAACCAAATACCATTAGCTTGCAACAAGCGAGCGATCAAACAATTAAACAGGCATTAAAAGAGGCAATGGGCAACCCCAGCTTTAGATTGCTCACACTAGGCTATTTTGTGTGCGGATTTCAGGTGGTGTTTATTGCGGTTCATCTAGCGCCCTACCTTAAAGATTTATCCAAGATTTACCCTGACGTAGGTGCACCGGCAGTAGCCACTACCGCACTAGCCTTAATCGGATTATTTAATATCTTTGGAACCTACAGCGCTGGAATACTAGGACAACGTTTTCCTAAACGCTACCTGCTATCAGGCATCTATATCAGCAGATCTTTAGCCATTATGGCCTTTGTTTGGCTGCCTCTGAGCCCCACTTCCACCTACATCTTTGCAGCCATCATGGGCTTCCTATGGCTGTCTACCATTCCCTTAACCAATGCAATTGTGGCGCAGATTTTTGGCGTCAAATACCTCACCATGCTGTCGGGCTTGGTGTTCTTCTCACATCAATTAGGTAGCTTCTGCGGCGCTTATTTTGGTGGCTACTTATTTGACCGCACCGGCTCCTACCTGATTGTTTGGAATATTGCGATTGCCCTAGGCGTGTTTGCATTCTTGGTCAACTTACCAGTGAAAGAGCGAGCGATTCATCGCGTTGCTACAGCCTGA
- a CDS encoding NUDIX hydrolase, protein MHKLTTSTIAALEEMLQNAARSAPQDFLPIHFLGGSSVGQVIGHLNPEFIPFLQESLAKTPISLVEMGHDRLTIRHARPLALSASLAKLADRMQQGGFIPGWRHEDFAWIDQNGHEYFRLERSAFRTFGFRSMATHINGYTKAGNIWLGRRSETKSTDPGRLDNLAAGGIGADETPWVNARRELWEEAGVPPQISDHIEPVGRIHMRRPIPGRGFHDEQLYIYDLELAENFIPTNHDGEVSGFIEISLSEAAARILADEFTSDAAFVTADFILRNTKAN, encoded by the coding sequence ATGCATAAGCTCACCACTAGTACCATCGCCGCCTTAGAGGAGATGCTCCAAAACGCGGCGCGGTCTGCGCCACAAGATTTCCTGCCCATCCATTTTTTGGGCGGCAGCTCAGTTGGACAGGTCATTGGGCACCTAAACCCTGAATTTATCCCTTTTTTACAAGAATCGTTGGCAAAAACCCCAATCTCTTTGGTAGAAATGGGTCATGATCGCCTAACTATTCGCCATGCAAGACCCCTAGCGTTGTCTGCTAGCTTGGCAAAATTAGCGGATCGGATGCAACAAGGCGGCTTTATTCCGGGCTGGAGGCATGAGGATTTCGCCTGGATTGACCAAAATGGGCATGAATACTTCCGTTTGGAGCGCTCGGCCTTCCGTACTTTCGGCTTTCGTAGTATGGCTACCCATATTAATGGCTATACCAAGGCGGGCAATATCTGGCTTGGACGTCGCAGCGAGACCAAGTCAACCGACCCAGGTCGCCTCGATAACCTAGCTGCAGGCGGTATTGGCGCGGACGAAACCCCCTGGGTTAATGCCCGCCGAGAATTATGGGAGGAAGCTGGCGTTCCACCCCAGATTTCGGATCATATTGAGCCTGTGGGTCGTATACATATGCGTCGCCCTATCCCAGGACGCGGTTTTCATGATGAACAGCTTTATATCTATGACCTAGAGCTCGCGGAGAACTTTATACCCACTAACCACGATGGCGAAGTCAGCGGTTTTATTGAAATCTCGCTTTCAGAGGCTGCAGCCCGTATTTTGGCTGATGAATTTACCAGCGACGCAGCCTTTGTGACGGCAGATTTCATTTTGCGTAATACCAAAGCCAATTAA
- a CDS encoding thiamine biosynthesis protein ThiC: protein MSDTNNKTKQEIPSLKSLERDFGQKFAYPASTKTYLEGSRPDIKAPIRMIEQLPTRVGEEMVSNPPVPVYDTSGPYSDPDIVINLEKGLPLLRKSWIEERGDTVQLAGPSSEYGVARSQDAATQNLRFAHINPPRVAKAGQNVSQMYYARKGIVTPEMEYVALRESMGLEQLRKNPEYKQLLKQHPGKSYGANLPDIVTGEFVRSEIAAGRAIIPANINHPELEPMIIGRNFRVKINGNLGNSAVTSSINEEVEKMVWSIRWGADTIMDLSTGKHIHETREWIIRNSPVPIGTVPIYQALDKTGGIAEDLTWEMFRDTLVEQAEQGVDYFTIHAGVLLRYVPLTADRITGIVSRGGSIMAKWCLAHHKENFLYTKFDEICEIMKAYDVSFSLGDGLRPGCIADSNDAAQFGELHTLGELTAKAWKHDVQVMIEGPGHVPMQRIEENMTEELKHCLEAPFYTLGPLITDIAPGYDHITSGIGAAQIGWYGTAMLCYVTPKEHLGLPDKEDVRTGIITYKIAAHGADLAKGLPGAQVRDNALSKARFEFRWEDQFNLGLDPERAREYHDATLPAEGAKIAHFCSMCGPKFCSMKITQEVRDYAATLDADGNPKAKVIPITAEASTDPQKGMEEMSAEFRKRGSEIYQ from the coding sequence ATGAGCGATACCAACAACAAAACTAAACAAGAAATTCCAAGCTTAAAAAGCCTGGAGCGTGACTTTGGCCAGAAGTTTGCCTACCCCGCTTCTACTAAAACCTATTTAGAGGGCTCACGTCCAGACATCAAAGCTCCTATCCGCATGATTGAGCAATTACCAACCCGGGTTGGTGAAGAGATGGTTTCCAATCCGCCGGTGCCGGTTTACGACACTTCAGGTCCGTATAGCGATCCTGACATTGTGATCAACCTTGAAAAAGGCTTGCCTTTATTACGTAAAAGCTGGATCGAAGAGCGTGGTGACACAGTGCAATTAGCTGGACCGAGTTCTGAGTACGGCGTTGCACGCTCACAAGATGCAGCAACTCAGAATTTGCGTTTTGCCCACATCAATCCACCGCGTGTTGCTAAAGCCGGGCAGAATGTGAGCCAAATGTATTACGCCCGCAAAGGCATCGTGACTCCTGAAATGGAATACGTGGCTTTACGTGAATCCATGGGTCTTGAGCAGTTGCGCAAAAATCCTGAATACAAACAACTACTCAAGCAGCATCCAGGTAAGAGTTATGGCGCCAATTTGCCTGACATTGTTACTGGTGAATTTGTACGTTCAGAAATTGCTGCTGGTCGCGCCATTATTCCGGCCAACATTAATCATCCAGAACTCGAGCCGATGATTATTGGCCGTAACTTCCGCGTGAAGATTAACGGCAACCTCGGTAACTCTGCCGTAACCTCTTCAATCAACGAAGAAGTTGAAAAAATGGTGTGGTCGATTCGTTGGGGTGCAGACACCATCATGGATCTATCGACCGGTAAACATATTCATGAAACCCGTGAGTGGATTATTCGTAACTCACCAGTTCCAATTGGTACTGTTCCAATCTATCAGGCACTCGATAAGACTGGCGGTATTGCAGAAGACCTGACCTGGGAAATGTTCCGCGACACCTTAGTGGAACAAGCTGAGCAAGGCGTCGATTACTTCACTATTCATGCTGGTGTATTGCTGCGTTATGTTCCATTAACAGCTGACCGTATTACTGGCATTGTTTCTCGCGGCGGCTCGATTATGGCGAAGTGGTGTTTAGCTCACCATAAAGAAAACTTCCTCTATACGAAGTTTGATGAGATTTGTGAAATCATGAAAGCCTATGACGTTTCCTTTAGCTTGGGCGATGGTTTACGTCCCGGTTGTATTGCAGACTCAAATGATGCAGCGCAGTTTGGCGAACTTCATACTCTTGGTGAGTTGACTGCCAAAGCCTGGAAGCATGATGTTCAAGTCATGATTGAAGGTCCTGGTCACGTGCCAATGCAGCGCATTGAAGAAAACATGACTGAAGAATTGAAGCACTGCCTAGAGGCACCCTTCTACACCCTTGGACCATTGATTACCGATATCGCTCCTGGATATGATCACATCACGAGTGGTATTGGCGCTGCGCAAATTGGTTGGTACGGCACAGCAATGCTTTGCTATGTCACACCAAAAGAACACTTAGGCTTGCCTGATAAGGAAGATGTACGCACCGGCATCATCACATACAAGATTGCAGCGCATGGTGCAGACTTGGCTAAAGGTTTACCGGGCGCTCAAGTGCGCGATAACGCTTTGTCAAAAGCGCGTTTTGAGTTCCGCTGGGAAGATCAATTTAACCTCGGCTTAGATCCTGAGCGTGCTCGTGAATATCACGATGCTACCTTGCCTGCTGAAGGTGCAAAGATTGCTCACTTCTGCTCGATGTGTGGGCCAAAGTTCTGCTCAATGAAGATCACTCAAGAGGTTCGTGATTACGCAGCAACTTTAGATGCTGATGGCAATCCGAAAGCAAAAGTGATTCCGATTACTGCCGAAGCCTCTACCGATCCACAAAAGGGAATGGAAGAGATGTCAGCGGAGTTCCGTAAGCGCGGTAGCGAGATCTATCAGTAA